The Lytechinus variegatus isolate NC3 chromosome 1, Lvar_3.0, whole genome shotgun sequence nucleotide sequence TACTAGTCCTAtggatcataataataacaaaaaataatgataataataattataataataatgataaaaataatacttaatgatgatgataataacaataacaataatgataagaataataatgataataataataatattaataataataatgataatagtaataataatgatagtgataataacaataataataataataataataataataaagataagaacgatgataataatgatcattataataataaaatatcacagatgattatcatcatcataatgttcatcaacataatataaaataatgacaataatcataataataatgaattgtaataataaataaaaaaaaaacaaaatcatcgaTCGAAGTGAGAGAGTTCGAACCTGCAACCACCGGTTTCGATGCGCCGCTCTCAACCAATGGAGCTATTCGTGCATTGCAGCCATGTCGTGGTCTTTTCTTCTCTTAGTATATATCCCCTGGTATTGCGCAATGCCCGAACGCACGCCGCGCTACATTGTCTCTGGTGACGATAATGTCGAAATGGTGATACGACGAAATTGAGTTCCTCAGTTTTCCGCAAAATCATGCATTTTTCAGAGTGATGCAAGTACTtgcttgaaaatattcttaagtcATTTCAAAGATTCATTTTGATACTAGGTAAGTTAAGCTTCTTTAAACTCGGATCATTTCTGTCGCCACTGTTCAGATATGCTTCTGCAGCGATGAGCGGATCGTCCCATCCGGCCGTACTGTACTAGGCCGTACGCCTTCACAAATAGCCGCTGAGTGTACTGAACGCGAAGGTTCGGGAAAAGCCCCCCGGGTTGTGCCATTTAGGGGGGCGTTGTCGACACTGACGCGCCCTAACGCTCCCAACATACCCTTCCGGCCaaactgagggggggggggggctttggacgaatcttcgcgttagTGTCAACAccccctaacgcgacagcacccaccctttcggcataagccgtcaaagaatctttcatgtgcATTTTGTAAGTCCGTCATTGAAGCACCTAGTATTTGTGTAAGTTCTCTAAATCTTTATCAGTTGATCCCAtgtgaaatatatgaaaagcaGTTATCAGGAAAAAACAAGGACTTTCTCAATAAACTACAAAATCAACAACATACTTTGTCTCATAATTGTTTTGTAGTTtctatataaatgtatatttttaaagtacTGATATTTTTAATGCGAAACTTGCTTCTGATTGATTatgtaatacatttttatttgcacaTGTGGGGAACTCGGACACGGACATGTGTGACTCGGACTCGAAAGGCAGGACTCGGTCTAAGACTCGGACACATCAATGTTTAATGGCAGATGGTGCAGTAGAAAGAATGCCGTTTTCCAAGTTCTCCATAAAGAGGTTGGCCACTATTGGACAGATCGGACTGCCCATAGCTGCTCCAAACTTCTGGCGATATATGCCTCcatcatatttgaaaaaaattatagtgaGAACAAATCCTAGCAGCTCGACAATAATGTCAACAGTCAGCTTAGTTCTTTATTTCAGTGTGCTTTCATTAGAAAGACAGTCTCTTACAATTCCATCCAAAGAGTGATGGATAGGATTGTTTTGAAAAGACTCAGTACATCGGAGGAAACTACCAGTTCGTCCTTGTTCAAAGTCAAATTGGTGCTATCCTCTGCGAACTCCTTAGAATTTTTGACATGATGGTCAGACTTACCCCTTTGGGGCAAAAAATGTCCCTGAGAGCTTTAGAAGTGTTGTACAAAATTGAACCAATGTAATCAACAATAGGAAGAAGAGTATTTCTTATGCGtcttgggatttttttttggaaggtgtttctgcatttattgaaaattcaatatatcaaaCTCAGTAATCacaatgaatataaagaaatacaaaaataaatgaaataattacaaattgtgACGATTACATAATAGAAGAATAATttacatagatatacatgtacatgtaagcaataatatataaaataaaatgcagtGGCCAGCTATCATGAGCAAAATGCTTGAGAAAATAGCAGCCAGACGAAGGCAGCTACATGAAAACCATTATAGAGAAAAAATCACGGGTGTATAATAATGATGtcacataattatttgaaatgttaaaaaaaagaagggggagaGGGTAAAGGGGTCATGTGAAGTGGTGCAGATGTGGGTGCACGTGTAGGTGAGATTTTTACACGTACTTTGATACAAGAAACTTCTTTAATAAAGCTTTCAAGGAAAAAAGAGATGTAGCTTGTTTGATGTTATTCGGCAAAGTGTTCCAAACTTCAGGACCGTGATGACGTATTTTTTTGTGAGCAATAACTATTTTGGATTTGTTAGGTGAAAGTCAGATGAATGTCGTGTAGGGTATGAATGTATGTCtctgttgtaaacaaaaatattacgGAAGGATGCTGGAATAGTGTTGTTGGAaaatttatacatgaaaatgGCAGTTTAATAAGTGGGAATATCGTAAATTTTCAATgtcttgaaataatgaaatattggatCAGTATGGGCGAGATAATGAGAGTGATAACAAATACGAAGAGCTTTCTTTAAAGGACGTAATATTGagtctatttttattttgttactattTCCCCATGCTATGTTACAGTAAgacatgtgtgacaaaataaaggagttGTAAAGCATTAGTAATGATctttgagatatgaatatttcaatttgtacaaGATGCCTATGGCACTTGCAATCATCATGCTTATATTACGAATATGACTACTCCATGTTACGTTAGAATCGATCAAtacacctaaaaattttgtttcctgtttttcgttaaaggtcaagtccacctcagaaaaatgttgatttgaatcaatagagaaaaatcagacaagcacaatgctgaaaatttcatcaaaagcggatgtaaaataagaaagttatgacattccatagttttgcttatttaaaaaaaaaatagttacatgtatatgaacgagccagttacatccaaatgggagagtcgatgatgtcactcactcactatttcttttgttttttattgttgaattatacaatatttcaatttttatgaatatgatgattaggacctccttgcctgaagcacaaaatgttagaataatggaattccacgtgttcaaggaggaaagaaacttcatttcacatgacaatgacgagaaaatcaaaatatttcatatttcaaacaataaaaaacaaaagaaatagtgagtgagtgacatcatcgactctctcatttggatctAACTTGCTCGttgatataactatttttttaaacataagcgaaactttgaaatgtcataactttcttatttacatcccattttgatgaaattttcagtgtaatgcttgttgaatttttctctttttattcaaatcaagtttttgttggggtggacttgtcctttaatgggcatattattgatataaatgatatcGCGAAATACTTGTTTTGAATTAATATGTTTAAAGTACATtaactttgttttatttatgttaagGGAGAGTCTATTTGATTGCAATACAAGCGGGGAATATTTTCCTCCGTGGGATAAGGATATTCATACTGTCTCTGTGAAAACTTCTCCTCACCCTGCAATGATTTCAGAATAGACACCAGTTTCCTTTTGTACTTTCTGACTTTTGGGTCcgatgaaatttttttatatgtttactGATCATTGTGATATAGGCGTCTATTGCACGGATGTCCTGTGCTGGCGTGAGTCAGCTAATTCCTCTGAATATCACGTAACGTGCATTCATCCTATCAACTGTCAAGGATACATGTGAACCTTTCATGTAAACCCATTGAAACTATCAAGGCGAAATTGATGTTTTATCTTGATAGGCCATATACTTGTTTACTTATTTTACAGACAGAAGATGCCCTTAGCAGCACAGGGAGTTAACTTTGTAACAGTGACTGAGAGAGACAAAAGTAAGTGTAAAAAGGGAAGTCTGGGCATGGTGACAAGTCGAATTAGAATCGAGTATCTAGTTGTATCTAGAATGCAAATATTCATGCACCCACACAGCCTtacacacacccttacacacGTCCTCACACACTAACACACATTCAGTCCTGACACTATTATCAGGACTATGAATAATTCtatatcaataatattattttcgTTTAAATACATTGAAAGATTAGTTCATTACACGATGGGCTCCTTGCCCcctaaacctttttttttgcttgccagaAAATGTTTGAACGCCTCGGATTGTTCCATATACAAAGGGAGATAGAGAGGCAGATATTATTTATTACCATTCGCTTTGACCATTTTCGTATAGACTGAAGGGTAATGAATGGTCACAAATGACGCAGAGTTACACGATGCCGAGGTTGTAAGCTTCCGGCACATGGCGCTTTCAGTGTTTATTtgctaaataaacaaataaagtaaatcATAGAATAAGCAACAGAAGAGAAGGAAGGTTATGGAGAATAACAACAAATTAAATCAACCCCCGCCcctctaaaaatgaaaaaaaaataaatcatttatggaataaccccccggacaactacccccgacaattacccccgaggacaattacctcccggacaactaccccccggacaattaccccccgaggacaattaccccccgaggacaattacccccccccgaggacaatcacccccggacaattacccccggacaactacccccgggacaactacccccccggacaactacccccggacaatcacccccggacaattacccccccgattaccccccggacaattacctcCCGGACAATtaaccccggacaattaccccccggacaactaccccctggacaactacccccggacaattaccccccgaggacaattatccccggacaactacccccggacaattaccctcgaggacaattatcccccggacacttacccctgaggacaattacccccagaaAATCCTCCCTCCTCTCCAGCATCAATGTTAGAATAAAGCGGGACccattttaagttttggtcggtggcacaggtttttcgaaatattttctactttatcttacgttgatatttttttctttctcttttatattgctctttttcctgttctctcactttcttctttcttcctttttttttgtttagcggcgccttctgcatcatgaaaaatggggggggggggggtcttgcacCCGAAACCTCCCGTTTGGCTATGCATAgattcatcagaaaatgtgtaaactggccctcatactaagttttcatagatcaatttaacacgattagtcataataatcacaTATGCTGAATATCtctgattccaactgatctgattttttaaatatttattttgggttcaatttcaagaaagaaatcaggcaaatagataaaacgtaaaaaagacacctttataggtagaaatatattgaaagtcgataacgcaactatcaacactaacactgtcaagtagGACCTATAATCCTGttgttttaaaataattcaACTAACAAGaagctaaaaattatgaaacaattggtgcaCTTTCCAGTAAGCTAAAAAActttatgcaaagataatacacacaagaacaccttgtaattttaccatttaggccctTAATGGTAAATTACATggtgttttttgtttattattcttgggtgaaagcaacattaaagaaggaaattgAGTACCAAAATTGCTAAATTGTAAacaatatgacataataaacaaaaacaaattggcaatcatCGTAGTAAACAATTCGTTTAAGGTGCATTTTAAGGACGGTTTGTAAGAATTTATAAAGAAGTAGGCCTATgcagatcaaataatgcgaccgagcagcgtgagctgaaaatatttatatttagacctaaaacggacattttacagaacacttgaaaaatcaatttgtaaatttaaaaataatgaaagcttgatatcctcgatgaaatatgttttgtatattgacttcaaaacttgatattttaagctccatattagcctatattgagcaagatatgaatctcatcgaaaaaGCAATTTGAGCGCGAAGCACAAGCTGAATATTTTTTGgaattgcatgtatatattttaacatgaaaattgactattctaggcaatgtttgtgaacctgaacaagatgcgtatgtacctagataattactgcaagcgcaaagcgcgagcagaaatttttaatatggtttctggcttgatcgaaaagggacTTGTTAAGGaggttttgcagttagccattaaaacgttacatatttgaactattaaataatgcgagcgcgagctgaatttcttttgacattctgacctaacaaaaatgacattcttagcactttttgtaatcattaatgGTATAGGTACAaaaccaaacaattgatgcgagcgcgaagcgcaagcggaaAAAATAATTGAGATTTAAGACCTGAAAATGGGACACtctaatcatgttttgtaaatcatgaaaaagaatggGTAAATTGGtttcttcctacattaattatgcgagcgcaaagcgccaTCTGATCTGGACaattttagcacgttttgaataaagatgaaGCTGCGTTTCTCAATGTTGTGCGCATGTTTTAGAGTTAGacaaaatctgggcattctgatatttttatcacgaaaatcaataatgcaaaatatttgatattcctgtatgaaaattgtgaatttgagcACAATTGTATCGTGTAgggaaattgtgaagtggatgtggaaagcacttaataaatgatgcgagtgtgaagcgcgagctgatatcttatttattattttgacctAGGACCTGGACATTCTAGGTCTAAGGACATTtcgtcatcatatgaaaatgatgacaactttcttattcctcttcctaagcgcgataTGAAACATATGAAACTGTGATGTTGTCGATATTCTTTCctgaaaagggacaatttagtcATTAAGAATTTATGGAAATATTATCTATTAATGTAAGAAGCCTAATGGGTGAGTAAAATGTGTTGACACTGAGGCCttaaaactggatattttaagcacttttgtaatcatgaataagatTTGtgagtttatatatttttaacaaaaatgcgagcgcaaatcgtgaGACGAAGGTTTTGGTAAATTGTcataaaaagtgggggggggggtagtaaattgttatataatttggcaaatcaaataatgcgagcgcgtagcgcaagcTGCAAGTTATATTCACACTATAAAATGGACATTaaacagagcacttaaaaatcagtttgtaaatcaaacaaaataataaataatgtcccagctgaaatatgctttgtatatcgacttcaaaacttgatattttaagctacatatcagcctattatgcaagatatgtatctcatcgcACAGGCTATGCGAAAAATttaatatagtgacatgaaatatatttttaaatcattttccaagtctttcccTGACCTTTTTTTTCCAGTCGTCTCACTTCTCTTATTTtacctcttctttttcctcttttcttttcttttcttttcccttctttttctttttccccccatttttttgcTCTCCAATAAGAGGAggcgggcccctcgccccctcctggatccgcctatggatTTAGCTCACTTTTACAGCTTTCTTACGGCGTTCGTTTGATTCCAAGATACTCGAGTACTTCTTACGTCAAACGTACGCCCGACCGACGTATGATTCTGTGCACTCCTTTTGTctcgggggttattgtcctGGGGGGGGGAGGTAATTGTTCCCggtggtaattgtcctcggcGGTAATTgttcggggggtaattgtcctcgggggtagttgtccgggggataattgtcgggggggggtagttgtccggggggtaattgtcaggggggggggtaattatccggggggtagttgtcagGAGGGTAGCTGTACGCATGgttattgtccgggggggggggtagttgtcttgatcccataaaaatgaccaattaCTGGCTCGAAACGGAAATAAGTCTCTGGATTCGTCTTTACCACTAATATTtcggaaaattgaaaatattactGACGGCATAGGAAATTGATCAAACAAATGTGAAATCGGAGCAATTAAGTTGCATCGAGGAGTCTACATACTCGAGGCATACACAATAGTCAAATAACGGTTTATTTATATGTTGATTTTCCTTAAATGATAATACTTTAAGCTAACTACTTGGTACTGCATTCTTTCGAATAATCAAGTGAATTGatggggaattaatatttttaaattgtgCCTTTCAGATCTAACGACTCCGGGTCACTGTTATAACGATGAACTTCCTCCATGCAGTATTGGGTCTCATAATCTTTCTGCTCCTTTGGCTGCGGGCTTTTTCCTGAAAGCCCAGTGGTATTCAAACTTCTGTCGTcttggtaactttgccatccctGAAACCTTGAAGTGTCTCTCCAATAAAAACCTTTACTTCCATGGTGACTCGACTGCCAGACAGTATTATGAATATCTCTTGAAAGTTCTGAAGAGTACTCTTAAACCTAATCCACCAACCAAACAATCAAATTGGAAAGTTGGCCCTTCACTGGCTGAAGACAAAGTCAATAATTTTACAGTTCATTATCGCCATCACGGATACCCGATCCGGAATAACTGGACCGATGCCTCCGAAGTGCAGTATATTGAAGAAGCTCTCGATACGCTAGAAGCAACTTCTGATACAATCTACATGTTTACAATATGGGCGCATCTAACCACAGTAGACATGTCTTTCTATGAGCATAGAGTGAAAAGGATAAAAGCCGCGGTGGAAAGATTACACCGCCGGAGCCCGGGAACGCTTGTCGTCATTAAAAGTGCGAATACCCGCAAGCACTCGGGCACGTCGTCCTTGACAGCGAGTGATTGGTACGCAAGAGAATTGGATTTGAAACTCAGAGAAATATTCAAAGGCTACGATAAGAAAATAGGGTTCATAGATCAGTGGTCGATGGTGGTTGGATGCTCAAATAAAGACGCTGTTCACCCAGGTGAAGGAATTATTAAAAGTGGAATGCGTATACTGCTCTCATATATTtgtccttaaaggacaagtccacctcaacaaataGTTGATTctaatagaaatagaaaaatccaacaagcataacactgaaaagaaagtcggatgcaaaataagaaagttgacattttaaattttcgcttaattttacaaaacagttcaatgcatatcctggttggtatgcaattgaggagactgatgacgtcatccactctctatttttgtattttgtattttattatatgaaacgtGAAATGTTCtgatttctcctcattgtcaagtgaaacattgattaatttctccctgaacacgtggaataagcattgtttaatactacatggttaagtcaagttggtccgtattgccaaatttgtaaaaaaaatgaaacattgtataacAGACCAGTTCggagttacttcatggacaatttttggtcaaatgacctttcatttctttaattatgataggcagatttcaaaacAAGATATTACGCAAGCTTGCCTTACACAGcatgataataacaattataggcatttgtatagcgccatctatctagaaatattctattccgaggcgggtcgttattattattaacccggctttagctcgagctgcctttcagcgctcgtgcattcaaggaattaatcccgccgtttacccattcacctcacctgggtcgagtgtagcacaatgtggataaatttcttgctgacggAAAATCGCCATAGTTGAGATTCGAACCCAccaccttctgtttcaaagtcagtatttatctactgggccacaacgctccacatgaagaaattgaatagccCAGTATCGACCGCACAGAAACGCTGTTAGCGTAACATTTCACTAACACTGCGCTAACAAACGGCCCTGTTACAACTGGTAATTTCGCCGCGATGGCTATAATGCATTATTTACATCTGAGATCAATGCTTGACATCACAATTTGTATAGTATTATCCATTAACAAATCAGCTCTTAACAACATGGGTAGAATTACCACACAAGAGGCAGAGAAAGCTGTTGTTAGGGGATTATTAACTGTGGCGAACGAAAtcacaaaagaataaactgcCGATATTATGAGAAATTACAGTGTTACTCCTGTCACCAATACGgacataaatcaaaattctGCCACTATAGTTCTCAACCTACACAGGAAAGTAGGTATTAAGATCTCGGCAATGATGACTCAGCCGATGTACAAACGGGTCTTCTCTTCCATGTATTCGGATCAACTTCCATCTCTTAACACTGAATCAAacaatgaatatgatatttgtttgcaaacttaaaaaaaacatcaaggACTAAAGATTGGTCATTTAAATGTGAGAagtatattatataaaattaaagaaattcGTTTTATGCTTCAAACACTTGAATTTGACATATTGTTCATAAGTGAGACTTGGTTGAAAGGATCCATATCGAATAGTCTTGTCTCAGTACCAGGTTACGATCTTACAAGACATGATAGACCAGATGGGAGAAGAGGAGGTGGTGTTTGCATGTATATAAACCGTAACATTGAGTATACTCTAAGGAGTGATCTTATTGATAACTCATTAGAAGCAACTTGGATCGAATTTTCTCCTGACAAGGATAATAAATTAATTGTCGGTTGTCTATCTAGGCCTCCTGATGCCGACGACGTATACTCAGAAAAAATACTAGATACAATAGAAAAATAGGAAACGTGAATGAAGAACTGATTCTCCTTGGTGATACAAATATTGATTATAGAAATAATGATTTACAACCCAATAAACTTATCGCTAATATTGAAAACTTATTTCTCCTCACCCAACTGGTTGATAAACCAACAAGGGTTACTCTTACGTCATCAAAATGCATTGATCATATTCCGAGTTCGATTCCAAATAAGCATAGTATGTGTGATGTAGCAAACATTTCACTACGTGACCATTACTTGATATATACATGGATTAATTTCAAGAAACAAACAAAGGATCATACCGTCAGGCGTTTAGAgattataaacattttaatgaatatgattttatcGAAAGGTTGAAAAATACCAAGTGTTTCGATGTTATCGGTAATAATGTATTAAAGGACTTGTGTGTTCAGACAGCATGGATAAAATGGAAGGATGCTTTTCTAGAAATAAGTAATGAATTTGCTCCAATGAAAGAAGCAAGAATGAAAAAGAGATATAATCCCTGGGTAACCCCAGACATCTTTAATCTTATTTATAGGAGAGATTATTTAAAACGTAAATTTGATACTTCTAGATGTCAAGAAACTCTAAATGAATATCGGagaataagaaacaaaattacTTGTGTgataagggaaaagaaaaaagagtacTACAATAATATATCTCATGAACACAATAATGATCCTATAAAAACTATGGAATGAGTTACAAGCTGTCACAGGCAACAATAAATATGAGAATAACACATGTGAGGTTGACTGTGATGAAATGAACAATCATTTTGCAAACATTTGTAAAATGATAGCAAACACTTTTCCTGAATAAAATGTTGAATGGAAACATCCTAAAtgtgtttattcttttgaatttagAAATGTTGagataaacaaaattttaaaacatcTTACTGAC carries:
- the LOC121429985 gene encoding NXPE family member 3-like, with product MVDVGCHILVYLFYRQKMPLAAQGVNFVTVTERDKNLTTPGHCYNDELPPCSIGSHNLSAPLAAGFFLKAQWYSNFCRLGNFAIPETLKCLSNKNLYFHGDSTARQYYEYLLKVLKSTLKPNPPTKQSNWKVGPSLAEDKVNNFTVHYRHHGYPIRNNWTDASEVQYIEEALDTLEATSDTIYMFTIWAHLTTVDMSFYEHRVKRIKAAVERLHRRSPGTLVVIKSANTRKHSGTSSLTASDWYARELDLKLREIFKGYDKKIGFIDQWSMVVGCSNKDAVHPGEGIIKSGMRILLSYICP